In the genome of Pseudomonas sp. P5_109, one region contains:
- a CDS encoding carboxymuconolactone decarboxylase family protein: protein MKTRIDFYTASPDALKAMIALETAVSKLPLEKNLIELVKLRTSQINGCAFCLDMHSADARKGGESERRLATLSAWRETPFFTERERAALAWTESLTLISQTHAPDEDYELATAQFDAKEMVDLTVAITTINAWNRLAIGFRKMPQA, encoded by the coding sequence ATGAAAACCCGTATCGATTTCTACACCGCTTCCCCAGATGCCCTCAAGGCGATGATCGCCCTTGAAACAGCCGTTTCGAAACTGCCACTGGAAAAAAACCTGATCGAACTGGTCAAGCTGCGCACCTCGCAAATCAACGGCTGCGCCTTCTGCCTGGACATGCACAGTGCCGACGCGCGCAAGGGCGGTGAATCCGAGCGGCGTCTGGCCACGTTGTCGGCCTGGCGCGAAACGCCGTTCTTTACCGAACGTGAACGCGCCGCACTGGCCTGGACCGAATCCCTGACCCTGATCAGTCAGACCCATGCCCCGGACGAAGACTATGAACTGGCCACCGCGCAGTTCGATGCCAAGGAAATGGTCGACCTGACGGTTGCCATCACCACCATTAACGCCTGGAATCGCCTGGCCATCGGCTTCCGCAAAATGCCTCAGGCCTGA